In the genome of Flavobacteriales bacterium, one region contains:
- the miaB gene encoding tRNA (N6-isopentenyl adenosine(37)-C2)-methylthiotransferase MiaB — protein MEDKTLLAEERQGEALVLPLEADPGDRKKLYVESYGCQMNFSDSEIVASILTEQGFVTTADQQAADVVLINTCAIRDNAEQRVRNRLQEFKSAKKKNPELVIGVLGCMAERLKSKLLEEEKLVDLVAGPDAYRSLPALIQEVEAGRKAVNVILSKEETYDDIVPVRLGTNGITAFISIMRGCDNMCSFCVVPFTRGRERSRDPQTIVNEARDLFNRGFREVTLLGQNVDSYVWSGGGLKKDADLNHPDTIRFAGLLKMVAEVAPELRVRFSTSHPKDITEEVLRVMASHNNICNYIHFPAQSGNSRILEKMNRGYSREWYLDRIAAIRKYIPDCGISTDIITGFCSETEEEHKETLSLMEMAKFDFAYMFKYSERPGTMAERQFEDDIPDAVKTKRLEEVIAIQQHLSLESNRQDVGKTFEVLVEGTSKRSEEHVFGRNSQNKVVVFPRKQYNPGDYVQVKVAECTAATLLGDTIE, from the coding sequence ATGGAAGACAAAACATTGCTTGCAGAAGAAAGACAAGGAGAAGCCCTCGTACTTCCCCTTGAGGCAGATCCCGGAGACCGGAAAAAACTATATGTGGAATCATATGGATGTCAGATGAATTTCTCCGACAGCGAAATCGTTGCCTCCATTCTGACCGAACAGGGATTTGTTACCACAGCCGATCAACAGGCAGCAGATGTGGTGCTGATTAATACCTGCGCCATTCGCGATAATGCCGAACAGCGTGTTCGAAACCGGCTCCAGGAATTTAAATCTGCAAAAAAGAAAAATCCTGAACTGGTTATCGGTGTGTTGGGTTGCATGGCCGAAAGATTGAAATCCAAATTGCTGGAAGAGGAAAAACTTGTGGACCTGGTTGCCGGACCGGATGCATACCGTTCGCTTCCTGCACTTATTCAGGAGGTGGAGGCAGGCAGGAAAGCGGTGAACGTGATCTTATCCAAGGAAGAAACCTACGATGACATCGTACCGGTACGATTAGGAACCAACGGAATCACCGCATTCATCTCCATCATGCGGGGATGCGATAACATGTGTTCTTTCTGTGTGGTACCCTTTACCCGTGGACGTGAACGCAGCCGGGACCCGCAAACCATCGTAAACGAAGCCCGCGACCTTTTCAACCGCGGCTTTCGTGAAGTCACATTGCTGGGCCAGAACGTGGACTCTTATGTATGGTCCGGCGGCGGACTGAAAAAAGATGCGGATCTGAACCATCCTGACACCATTCGGTTTGCTGGTTTGCTGAAGATGGTGGCCGAAGTAGCCCCCGAACTTCGCGTCCGCTTCTCAACCAGCCATCCGAAAGACATTACCGAAGAAGTACTGCGGGTGATGGCTTCCCACAACAATATTTGCAACTACATCCATTTTCCTGCACAATCCGGCAACAGCCGTATCCTGGAAAAGATGAACCGGGGCTATTCACGCGAATGGTACCTTGACCGGATTGCAGCCATCAGAAAATACATTCCTGACTGTGGCATATCCACCGACATCATCACCGGATTTTGTTCGGAAACCGAAGAAGAACACAAGGAAACCCTTTCCCTGATGGAGATGGCGAAGTTCGACTTTGCCTACATGTTCAAATATTCCGAAAGACCCGGTACGATGGCCGAACGCCAGTTTGAAGATGACATCCCGGATGCTGTCAAAACCAAGAGGCTCGAAGAAGTGATTGCCATTCAGCAGCATCTCTCGCTCGAAAGCAACCGACAGGACGTGGGAAAAACATTTGAGGTATTGGTGGAAGGTACTTCCAAGCGCTCCGAAGAACATGTCTTCGGAAGAAATAGTCAGAACAAAGTGGTGGTGTTCCCCCGCAAACAATATAATCCGGGTGATTATGTTCAGGTGAAAGTTGCGGAATGCACTGCAGCCACTTTGCTCGGAGATACGATTGAATGA
- the topA gene encoding type I DNA topoisomerase, with protein MAKNLVIVESPAKAKTIEGFLGADYIVKSSFGHVRDLPMKGLHVDIENGYLPTYEVSADKKDVIKELTQLATKADVVWLATDEDREGEAISWHLFEALGLEQAKVKRIVFHEITKPAIMKAIASPRGIDLNLVEAQQARRVLDRLVGFELSPILWKKIKPSLSAGRVQSVAVRLIVEREREIKQFKGSPFFKAKAIFELERDGEKVGLHAELPQKLEVLQDAQKFLEECRQAVFSISNLETKPASKSPSAPFTTSTLQQEASRKLGFSVAQTMMVAQRLYESGKITYMRTDSVNLSETAISSAAVEIGRLYGTEYIESRQYTTKSKGAQEAHEAIRPTYLQKKEVEGDRNEQRLYDLIWKRTIASQMSNAKLERTTATIDISTSEHHLVAKGEVIKFDGFLKVYHEGTDQEDEEEQSGMLPPLSVGQVLQLDQLTATQRFPLHPPRYTEASLVKKMEELGIGRPSTYAPTISTIQKREYVVKESREGEERKYTVLTLTNGEITQAEKTEMAGSEKAKMFPTDIGMVVNDFLLEHFGDILDYHFTAKIEKQFDEIAEGQKQWDRMIDEFYGPFHTDVSKTIEHSEKATGERILGKDPVSGKQVSVRIGRYGPMVQIGTADEEEKPKFASLRKEQRLEDITLEDALELFKLPRTVGSFEGHEIVANVGRFGPYVRHDGKFVSLKEDDPLSITGERAIEVILEKRKADKERVIKTFDQDAEVQILKGRWGPYLVQGKNNFKIPKEKVPEELTFEECMEIIANAPVKKTAKKAAPQKAAPKKSASKKAASKGKKK; from the coding sequence ATGGCGAAAAATCTTGTTATTGTTGAGTCTCCGGCCAAGGCCAAAACCATTGAAGGTTTCTTGGGAGCCGATTATATCGTTAAATCGAGCTTCGGACATGTGCGGGACCTTCCGATGAAGGGATTACATGTGGATATTGAAAACGGCTACCTGCCGACATATGAAGTCTCTGCCGACAAGAAAGACGTGATCAAAGAACTCACGCAATTGGCCACCAAGGCTGATGTGGTGTGGCTGGCAACGGATGAAGACCGTGAAGGAGAGGCCATATCGTGGCACCTTTTCGAAGCACTGGGACTGGAGCAAGCCAAGGTGAAACGGATCGTGTTTCATGAAATTACCAAACCGGCCATCATGAAGGCCATTGCCTCACCCCGCGGGATCGATCTGAACCTGGTGGAGGCCCAGCAGGCAAGACGTGTGCTTGATCGCTTGGTAGGATTTGAACTTTCTCCCATCTTGTGGAAGAAGATTAAACCGTCGCTTTCTGCAGGACGCGTTCAGTCCGTAGCCGTACGATTGATCGTGGAACGTGAAAGGGAAATCAAACAGTTCAAAGGAAGTCCGTTCTTCAAGGCAAAAGCGATATTTGAACTGGAGAGAGACGGAGAAAAGGTGGGGTTGCATGCTGAATTACCCCAGAAACTGGAAGTATTACAAGACGCACAAAAGTTTCTGGAAGAGTGTCGTCAGGCGGTTTTCAGCATTTCCAACCTGGAAACAAAACCAGCCAGCAAATCTCCATCCGCACCATTCACCACCAGCACACTCCAGCAGGAGGCCAGTCGCAAGCTTGGGTTTTCGGTAGCACAAACCATGATGGTGGCCCAGCGCCTCTACGAATCGGGGAAGATCACCTACATGCGTACCGACTCGGTCAATCTTTCGGAAACAGCCATCAGCTCTGCTGCCGTTGAGATTGGTCGCTTGTACGGAACTGAATATATTGAGAGTCGCCAATACACCACCAAATCAAAAGGTGCACAGGAAGCTCACGAGGCCATTCGTCCGACCTATTTGCAAAAGAAAGAAGTGGAAGGCGACCGGAATGAACAACGGCTGTATGACCTGATCTGGAAACGCACAATCGCCAGCCAGATGAGCAATGCAAAACTGGAAAGGACCACTGCTACCATTGATATATCCACCTCGGAACATCACCTGGTTGCCAAAGGAGAAGTTATCAAATTTGATGGTTTTCTTAAAGTATACCATGAAGGTACCGACCAGGAAGATGAAGAAGAACAATCGGGTATGTTGCCTCCCTTGTCAGTGGGACAGGTTTTGCAATTGGACCAACTGACGGCTACGCAGCGATTTCCCTTGCATCCACCAAGGTATACTGAAGCCAGCCTGGTTAAGAAAATGGAAGAACTGGGCATCGGAAGACCTTCTACGTATGCCCCCACCATTTCCACCATCCAGAAAAGGGAATATGTAGTGAAAGAGAGTCGGGAAGGCGAAGAAAGAAAATACACGGTTCTCACCCTCACGAACGGAGAAATCACACAGGCTGAGAAAACCGAGATGGCAGGTTCCGAAAAAGCCAAAATGTTTCCGACGGATATTGGGATGGTGGTGAATGACTTCCTTCTGGAGCATTTCGGAGATATTCTCGATTACCACTTCACAGCCAAGATTGAAAAACAGTTTGACGAGATCGCGGAAGGCCAGAAGCAGTGGGATCGGATGATTGATGAGTTTTATGGGCCCTTTCATACGGACGTATCAAAAACCATAGAACATTCGGAAAAAGCTACCGGTGAGAGAATCCTTGGCAAGGATCCGGTTTCGGGCAAACAGGTATCTGTACGTATCGGTCGTTATGGCCCCATGGTACAGATCGGTACCGCCGATGAGGAAGAGAAGCCGAAATTCGCCAGTCTTAGAAAGGAACAGCGCCTTGAGGATATCACCCTGGAGGATGCACTTGAACTATTTAAATTACCCAGAACGGTGGGATCCTTTGAAGGGCATGAGATCGTAGCCAATGTGGGGCGCTTCGGACCCTATGTCCGACATGATGGAAAATTTGTATCCCTGAAAGAAGATGATCCGCTATCCATCACCGGCGAAAGAGCCATCGAAGTGATTCTTGAAAAAAGAAAAGCAGATAAGGAACGAGTCATCAAAACCTTTGACCAGGATGCTGAAGTACAAATCCTGAAAGGACGATGGGGTCCTTACCTGGTGCAGGGAAAAAACAACTTCAAAATTCCCAAAGAAAAAGTACCAGAAGAGTTGACCTTCGAGGAATGCATGGAAATTATTGCAAATGCTCCGGTGAAGAAAACCGCCAAGAAAGCGGCTCCTCAAAAGGCAGCTCCCAAGAAATCTGCTTCCAAAAAAGCAGCTTCCAAAGGAAAAAAGAAGTAA
- a CDS encoding formimidoylglutamase: MDISGFFKPVNPAFAGNTESYHPRQFANWIHTHRDNHFPDLEKVQVAIMGVREERKAINNEGCSNAPDTIRKQLYQTFADFGSIKGVDLGDVEAGHTIDDTYFALSATIAELVGKKVIPIIIGGSHDLAFANYMAYEKLEQTLNIVTIDSTLNLGLAKDDELNAGSFLGKIIMRKPNFLFNYSSIAYQTYLTDPEAVHLMRNLHFDCHRLGEVQSAISEMEPAIRNADLFSFDMAAIRMSDAPGTGQASPNGLFGQEACKLMRYAGLSEKISSVGIYECNPLLDRNEQTAGLAAQMIWYFIEGVSGRKYDFPFTDSSHYITYRVNISDHPQELVFYKSKKSDRWWMNVPFLSDHGSKYERHHMVPCSYRDYEQACQDDLPDRWWQAYQKLN; the protein is encoded by the coding sequence ATGGATATCAGCGGTTTTTTCAAACCAGTGAACCCTGCTTTTGCAGGCAATACCGAATCTTACCACCCGCGTCAGTTCGCTAACTGGATACATACGCATCGTGACAATCATTTCCCCGATCTGGAGAAGGTGCAAGTCGCCATCATGGGTGTGCGTGAAGAAAGAAAAGCCATCAACAATGAGGGATGCTCGAACGCACCTGATACCATCAGAAAACAACTTTATCAGACTTTTGCCGACTTCGGCTCGATAAAAGGCGTGGATCTGGGCGATGTGGAAGCCGGCCACACCATAGATGACACCTACTTTGCATTAAGCGCGACAATAGCAGAACTAGTGGGAAAGAAGGTCATTCCAATTATCATTGGAGGAAGTCATGACCTGGCTTTTGCCAATTATATGGCCTATGAGAAACTCGAGCAAACCCTGAACATTGTCACCATTGACAGCACCCTAAACCTGGGACTTGCCAAAGACGATGAACTGAATGCAGGGTCTTTTTTGGGCAAAATTATCATGCGCAAGCCCAATTTTCTTTTTAACTACAGTTCGATCGCATATCAAACATACCTTACGGATCCTGAAGCGGTTCACTTGATGCGTAACCTGCACTTTGATTGTCACCGCCTCGGAGAAGTACAAAGTGCGATTTCTGAAATGGAGCCCGCAATCAGGAATGCGGATCTGTTTTCATTCGACATGGCTGCCATTCGCATGTCCGACGCACCAGGCACGGGCCAGGCGTCCCCAAATGGATTATTTGGACAAGAGGCTTGTAAATTGATGCGCTATGCGGGGTTAAGTGAAAAGATCAGTTCTGTTGGTATTTACGAATGCAACCCACTATTGGACAGGAATGAGCAAACGGCCGGACTCGCGGCCCAAATGATCTGGTATTTCATCGAAGGCGTATCAGGGCGTAAATATGATTTTCCTTTCACCGATAGTTCACATTACATCACGTATCGGGTGAATATCAGTGACCATCCTCAAGAACTGGTATTTTACAAAAGCAAGAAGAGTGACCGATGGTGGATGAATGTTCCCTTTCTATCCGATCATGGTAGCAAATACGAACGCCATCATATGGTTCCGTGCTCTTACAGGGATTATGAGCAAGCATGCCAGGATGATCTTCCCGATCGCTGGTGGCAGGCTTATCAAAAATTAAACTAA
- a CDS encoding type IX secretion system membrane protein PorP/SprF, with amino-acid sequence MMKKTILAVGMAFVGVAGYAQQDAQFSQNMFNRLAVNPGYAGSQGALCGTLLYRTQWVGFDGAPKTTLLSVDMPVKVIHGGVGLTVFSDELGAEKNFSAKLDYAYRKPIGIGTIGVGIELGLFSKSLRGLAENGVKNGLVPITKGDPSIPTQTEGDMTVDVGFGIYYHTSDNNLYFGVSTTHVPETDVKYTQQNQLIDLSLARHYYVIAGYNYQLPNPSLVLKPSVFIKSDAATTALDINTLLEWNSTIWAGASFRPGDAAVALVGFHPIQDLKIGYAYDFTLSEIKGYSSGSHEVMINYCKKITSEGPTQRYRNVRFL; translated from the coding sequence ATGATGAAAAAGACGATTCTTGCCGTAGGTATGGCCTTTGTTGGTGTAGCAGGGTATGCTCAGCAGGATGCGCAATTTAGCCAGAACATGTTCAACAGGTTGGCGGTTAACCCCGGTTACGCCGGGAGTCAAGGTGCATTATGCGGAACACTTCTTTACCGAACCCAATGGGTTGGTTTTGATGGCGCACCTAAAACCACACTTCTAAGTGTTGATATGCCGGTTAAGGTTATTCACGGCGGAGTTGGACTCACCGTTTTCAGTGATGAACTTGGTGCGGAAAAGAACTTCAGCGCCAAACTTGATTACGCATACCGTAAACCAATAGGCATTGGTACCATTGGTGTTGGCATTGAACTGGGCCTTTTCTCGAAGTCTCTTAGGGGCTTGGCCGAAAATGGTGTTAAAAATGGCTTGGTGCCCATTACCAAAGGTGACCCATCAATTCCAACCCAGACTGAAGGAGACATGACTGTTGATGTGGGTTTTGGTATTTATTACCATACTTCTGACAACAACTTGTATTTCGGTGTCTCAACTACACATGTCCCGGAAACTGATGTTAAATATACCCAACAGAATCAGCTGATAGATTTATCTCTCGCACGTCACTATTATGTAATTGCTGGTTATAATTATCAGCTGCCTAATCCTTCACTGGTGTTAAAGCCGTCTGTATTTATCAAGTCTGATGCTGCGACAACTGCACTTGACATTAACACTTTACTTGAATGGAATAGCACGATCTGGGCTGGCGCTTCATTCCGCCCTGGAGATGCAGCAGTCGCTTTGGTGGGGTTTCACCCTATACAGGATCTTAAAATCGGATATGCCTATGATTTCACATTATCCGAAATTAAAGGGTACAGCAGCGGTTCTCATGAAGTGATGATTAACTACTGCAAAAAGATTACATCGGAAGGCCCAACGCAGCGTTACAGAAACGTGCGCTTCCTGTAA